A genomic stretch from Telopea speciosissima isolate NSW1024214 ecotype Mountain lineage chromosome 7, Tspe_v1, whole genome shotgun sequence includes:
- the LOC122669276 gene encoding laccase-15-like encodes MCLRNMSLILQLLGLILLLEFFGCNASAHYTFVIEKTPYTRLCSTKNILTVNRQFPGPPLFARKGETVIVDVINKANDNITIHWHGVRQPRSPWWDGPAYVTQCPIKPGSQFRYKVIFTTEEGTLWWHAHADWTRATVHGPIVIFPKVGSTYPFPKPYEEMPIVLGEWWKRDVAQVYRQLLRTGGDPNVSDAFTINGQPGDLYPCSKQGTFRLSVQEGKTYLLRIINAGMNDNLFFAIAQHKLTVVSVDARYTKPLTRDYIVIPPGQTIDALLVANQSPNHYYMAARAYSSGQGVIFDNTTTTAILQYSGHQYTPSSFPSFPYLPFYNDTASSVSFTGALRSLASKDHPAKVPLMVDTQLISTISVNTFPCRSINNSTCQGPNGTRFAASMNNITYRNPSVSILQAYYKDMIKVFGESFPNRPPLIYNFTGDFLPQQLQTPMRGTEVKLLDYNSTMEIVLQGTNLVAGEDHPMHLHGHSFYVVGWGFGNFDKNKDPLRYNLIDPPFQNTALVPKKGWIAIRFRADNPGVWFMHCHLERHLTWGMDTVLITKNGLSPRAQLVPPPADLPPC; translated from the exons ATGTGCTTGAGAAACATGAGTTTGATCTTGCAGCTTCTGGGGTTGATACTATTACTTGAGTTCTTTGGATGCAATGCCTCGGCTCATTACACCTTTGTT ATTGAAAAAACACCCTACACAAGACTATgtagcacaaagaacattttgaCTGTTAACAGGCAATTTCCGGGGCCGCCGTTGTTTGCTCGTAAAGGAGAAACAGTGATCGTCGATGTTATTAACAAGGCAAACGATAACATCACCATACATTG GCATGGAGTGAGACAACCCAGAAGCCCATGGTGGGATGGGCCTGCATATGTCACACAATGCCCAATTAAACCTGGCTCCCAGTTCAGGTACAAAGTCATCTTCACCACAGAGGAAGGAACCCTGTGGTGGCATGCCCATGCTGACTGGACTCGGGCCACAGTCCATGGGCCTATCGTCATTTTTCCAAAGGTTGGAAGCACCTATCCCTTCCCCAAGCCTTATGAGGAGATGCCCATCGTCTTAG GAGAATGGTGGAAGAGAGATGTAGCGCAGGTATACCGGCAACTCCTTAGGACAGGAGGAGATCCCAATGTGTCCGATGCTTTCACCATAAATGGCCAACCAGGTGATCTATACCCATGCTCAAAACAAG GAACTTTCAGATTGTCAGTACAAGAAGGCAAGACTTATCTACTACGCATAATCAATGCAGGGATGAATGACAACCTCTTCTTTGCCATAGCTCAACACAAACTCACAGTTGTATCTGTAGATGCACGCTACACCAAGCCATTAACAAGAGATTATATAGTGATACCCCCAGGCCAAACCATTGATGCCTTGTTAGTGGCAAACCAATCTCCAAATCACTATTACATGGCTGCAAGAGCTTATTCAAGTGGCCAAGGAGTCATATTTGATAACACAACAACCACAGCAATTCTCCAATACTCTGGTCATCAATACACCCCATCTTCATTCCCTTCCTTCCCTTATCTACCCTTTTACAATGACACAGCATCATCAGTGTCCTTCACAGGTGCTCTTAGGAGCTTAGCAAGTAAAGACCATCCAGCCAAGGTCCCATTAATGGTGGACACTCAATTGATCAGTACAATCTCTGTTAACACATTCCCATGCCGTAGCATCAACAACAGTACATGTCAAGGACCCAATGGGACGAGGTTTGCAGCGAGTATGAACAACATTACTTACAGGAACCCATCAGTTTCCATATTACAAGCATACTACAAAGACATGATCAAGGTGTTTGGTGAATCTTTCCCAAACCGGCCACCTTTGATCTACAATTTTACAGGGGACTTCTTGCCACAACAGCTACAAACACCGATGCGGGGTACTGAAGTAAAGCTACTGGATTATAATTCAACTATGGAAATTGTTTTGCAAGGAACAAACTTGGTTGCAGGGGAAGACCATCCAATGCATCTCCATGGACATAGCTTTTATGTAGTTGGATGGGGCTTTGGGAATTTCGACAAGAACAAGGATCCATTGCGGTATAACCTCATTGATCCTCCTTTCCAAAACACTGCTTTAGTCCCTAAGAAGGGTTGGATTGCAATCAGATTCCGGGCAGATAACCCTG GGGTGTGGTTCATGCATTGCCATTTGGAGCGTCACCTAACATGGGGAATGGATACCGTGCTCATAACAAAGAATGGTTTGTCTCCAAGAGCTCAACTAGTGCCTCCACCTGCAGACCTCCCACCATGTTGA